The region AGGTCCTGAGTGCCGCTGACGGCGTGGTGGGGTTCGTGCGGCGGGTACAGGATTGTCGGACGGACGGGCTGGACATGCCGGCGCTGCTGGGCACGCCGGGCGCGGCGGACGGCTGGCTGATCGGGGTGACGGTCGGGCCGCTGGACGTGCATTACGTGTTCCAGCCGGTGTCGGGCGCGGTGTCGTACGCGACGCACGTGGGCGCGCGGGTGAACGTGCCGCTGCTGGACGCCGCGGGCACGCTGAGTGCCCTGACAGGCCGCGCGGTGGACGCCTTGGTGTCGCGCGGGGCGCTGGAGAACGAGCGGCAGGCCGCCGTGATCTCCACCCCGGCGGGCGACGTGACGGTGACGCTGGTGGCGGGCCGCGCGGGCCTGAACGGCACGTCTTTCACGCGGGAGGGCGACGAGGTGCGCGCCGGGTACAAGGCCGCGTTCCTGCAGGAGGGTGGGCTGGTGCTCTTGCACGTGCCGCTGGCGTTCACACCCGCCGTGAGCGTGGGCGACCGCGTGACGGGCGCGGAAACGGTGGTGGCGCGCAGCGGAGCGGGCGTGAACGCCTGAGCCGGGCACGCGGCGCCAGGGCCGCGGTCAGGTATGCTACGCGGTCTGCCCCGGGTGAACGGGGGCGTGTTAGGGGGGTGACGTGAAGACAGAATCGAATGCAGAGCGGTCAGAGCGGCACTCGCCGGAACGGGTCGCGGAGCGGCTGGTGGCGGACCGGAAGGTGCGCGCCGTGGCGCAGGCCGGAAGTTACGGCACGGAATTTCAGTGGTCGGGCAGCGTGCCGACGTTCGTGACCTTTGAGCGGGGCGTGCTGAGCGCCCAC is a window of Deinococcus radiotolerans DNA encoding:
- a CDS encoding phosphatidylserine decarboxylase, which produces MRVRRLIPVALAAGAALYLRGVYRYRDPVRLPKVGAGEVLSAADGVVGFVRRVQDCRTDGLDMPALLGTPGAADGWLIGVTVGPLDVHYVFQPVSGAVSYATHVGARVNVPLLDAAGTLSALTGRAVDALVSRGALENERQAAVISTPAGDVTVTLVAGRAGLNGTSFTREGDEVRAGYKAAFLQEGGLVLLHVPLAFTPAVSVGDRVTGAETVVARSGAGVNA